In Chanodichthys erythropterus isolate Z2021 chromosome 9, ASM2448905v1, whole genome shotgun sequence, a genomic segment contains:
- the bbof1a gene encoding basal body-orientation factor 1: MPKKKGSKGKGKGKGKKEGKHESKADRESEIEKFKSNAALWEAKFNITEISRVEYIEATRALAKANEELANQQYRAKKDTDDIIAFLKRTDREKTAMTAALEEQLKREKAKTSQERDLLVDEYMQKIDALEERFKQRSSDFQRMQGELKTIKHFRKIKANLEEDLISMREKIYIADRAHQESLARAEYKFYTARIQLEKEAEQKITQLAERAHHEAIVQLGTASHSVLKENVRLNEALNYHVKEAEELKRTNVALTEKNASLALLKETNELMRKEGNSQLKSQQNEISELKAKLVTLEQALGIMSGEFEQEREEVEQRAMVNTQDNSTDLEKLEMLLAVREKELGRVKQLAQSIMEQRKELELFFHEALDHVRKEIRKQQQHYRQEALKAYRWRMNEARAGRLEYPRIRTFSNAPNSTNDVQTDLEEADKWSNLKSSSVDISDLTWEQKERLLNLLFAKLNGQKIRKPAHSSALSTSSSEKIQVSSDAGFTDEKHSLTFISQMPMANITSEPCVLPALKGT, translated from the exons ATGCCGAAAAAGAAAGGAAGCAAGGGCAAGGGAAAAGG AAAAGGTAAGAAAGAAGGCAAGCATGAGTCTAAGGCAGACAGGGAGTCAGAGATCGAAAAGTTCAAATCAAACGCTGCTTTATGGGAGGCGAAGTTTAATATCACAGAAATTTCACGTGTTGAGTATATCGAAGCTACTCGCGCGCTTGCCAAAGCCAACGAGGAGCTCGCGAACCAGCAGTACAGAGCCAAGAAAGACACGGATGATATTATTGCTTTTCTGAAAAGGACAGATCGTGAAAAAACAGCAATG ACTGCTGCATTAGAAGAGCAACTGAAAAGAGAAAAAGCAAAAACTTCACAAGAGAGAGACCTTTTG GTTGATGAATACATGCAGAAGATTGATGCTTTAGAAGAGAGGTTTAAGCAGAGGTCAAGCGACTTCCAGAGGATGCAGGGCGAGCTCAAAACCATTAAGCATTTTCGAAAAATAAAGGCCAATCTGGAAGAAGACCTTATCAGT ATGAGAGAAAAAATTTATATCGCTGACCGTGCACACCAAGAGAGTCTGGCGAGAGCAGAGTACAAGTTCTACACAGCAAGG ATTCAACTTGAGAAGGAAGCAGAGCAAAAGATCACTCAGCTTGCAGAGCGAGCGCATCATGAAGCTATTGT GCAACTCGGTACAGCATCACATAGTGTGCTAAAGGAGAATGTACGATTAAATGAGGCACTGAATTATCATGTGAAAGAGGCGGAGGAACTGAAGAGGACGAATGTAGCCTTGACAGAGAAGAATGCTTCCCTTGCTCTCTTGAAG GAGACGAATGAACTGATGAGAAAGGAAGGCAATTCCCAGTTAAAGTCCCAACAAAATGAGATCTCCGAACTAAAGGCTAAATTGGTCACACTTGAGCAAGCTCTGGGCATCATGTCTGGGGAGTTTGAGCAGGAGAGAGAAGAGGTGGAACAGCGTGCCATGGTCAACACGCAGGACAACAGCACAGACCTTGAGAAGTTGGAAATGCTTCTAGCTGTTCGAGAGAAGGAGCTAGGCCGAGTGAAACAGCTGGCGCAAAGCATCATGGAGCAGCGCAAAGAACTTGAGCTTTTCTTTCACGAAGCTCTTGACCATGTGAGGAAGGAAAtaagaaaacaacaacagcacTACAG ACAGGAGGCACTGAAGGCCTATCGCTGGAGAATGAATGAGGCACGGGCTGGAAGGTTGGAGTACCCTCGTATACGGACCTTCTCTAATGCCCCGAACAGCACCAATGATGTTCAGACTGACCTGGAAGAGGCTGACAAATG GAGCAACTTGAAAAGCTCCAGTGTGGATATTTCTGATCTAACATGGGAGCAGAAAGAGAGACTGCTCAACCTGCTTTTTGCTAAATTGAATGGACAAAAAATAAG GAAACCAGCCCATTCTTCAGCTCTATCAACATCTTCCTCAGAGAAGATCCAGGTTAGCAGTGATGCAGG GTTTACCGACGAGAAACATAGCCTGACCTTTATAAGCCAGATGCCAATGGCAAATATAACCTCTGAACCCTGTGTTCTACCAGCCCTCAAGGGCACCTGA